The DNA sequence cattctagctcctcctgggggatcccgaggcgttccctggccaggagagatatataatctctccagcgggctctgggtctccctcggggtctccgcccagttggacgagcccggaaaacctccaaagggaggcgcccgggaggcatcctgatgagatgcccgaaccacctcaattggctcctttcgatgcgaaggagcagcggctctactccgagctccctccggatgtccgagctcctcaccctatctctaaggctgagcccggccaccctacggaggaagctcatttcggccgcttgtatacgcgatctcgttctttcggtcactacccaaagctcgtgaccataggtgagggttgggacgtagatcgaccagtaaatcgagagcttcgccttccggctcagctccttcttcaccacaacggtccggtgcaacgcccgcattactgctgacgctgcaccgatccgcctgtcgatctcacgctcccttctaccctcactcgtgaacaagaccccgagatacttgaactccttcacttggggcaaagactcgttcccaacccggagggagcaatccaccgttttccggcagagaaccatggcctcggacttggaggtgctgactctcatcccggccgcttcacactcggctgcaaaccgctccagtgcgtgctgaaggtcacggtccgatgaagccagcagaaccacatcatccgcaaaaagcagagatgcgattctgaggtcaccaaaccggacactctcctcacctcggctgcgccttgagatcctgtccatgaataccacaaacaggaccggtgacaaggggcaaccttggcggagtccaacacccaccggaaacgtgcttgactttgtgccgagaatgcggacacagctctcactttggttatacagggacctgatggctcgtaacaacggccccggtaccccatactcccgcagtacaccccacagggttccccgggggacacggtcgaaagccttctccaagtccacaaagcacatgtggactggatgggcaaactcccatgaccccgccagcaaccctgccaaggtaaagagctggtccactgttccacggccaggacggaagccacattgctcctcctgaatccgaggttcgaccgtcggtcggagcctcctttccagtaccctagagtaagctttcccagggaggctgaggagtgtgataccccggtaattagACCTATAGCCCTATATCTCTTTAACCCTATAGCCCTATCACCCTATTGGatgttagcctgttagccctTTAGCCCTTTAGCCCTATAGCCCTATATCCCTTTAGCCTGTTATCCCTTTAGCCCTATAGTCCTTTAGCCTGTTAGCCCATTAGCCGGTTAGCCCTTTAGCCCTGTAGTCCTTTATCCTGTTAGCCCGTTAGCCCATTAGCCGGTTAGCCCTATATCCCTTTAGCCCTATAGCCCTATAGTCCTTTAGCCCTTTAGCCCATCAGCCTGTTAGCCCTATAGCCCTATAGCccgttagcctgttagccttTTACTCCTATAGCCCTATATCCGGTTAGCCCTTTAGCCTTATAGTCCTTTAAAAcctgttagcatgttagccCTTTAGCCTGTTAGCCCATTACTCCATTAGCCTTGTTCTTGTCTCTCCTCAGGAACTCATCGGGGAGTCAGTGCCTAAACGAGCGCGTGGGCGACCaaaaggcagcaaaaacaaGCGCCCCTCAAACCTGCAGAAGGTAGGGACCGGATTAACATCCACTCACTGTTGCTCAGCAGAACaagatataaacacacatacaatcatacacaaacatagacacacaatcataaacacaaacacactttttaatgcatttagctaatgctcttatccagtgtgACCTTTATacaaacacaagtgcaaagGTCACGGGTCAAAGTGCAAAGGTCATTCCCTAGAGAGGGAATGCAGCATAAGCTCCCAGCTGAGAGAGCAGGTGCAGGAGGTGTAGACTTTAGCAGCAACACCATCAGAAATTAACACTGTCATAGAcagtcaaaatataaaataaaaggtttAACTTTAATCTTCATATATGATTAAATTTCAATTGATTAATTGTgccattattgtttatttttttatctttctttgCTGTAGAAAGTATTGCCCTCTGGTGAGAAAAGACCCAGAGGCAGACCTAGAAAATGGGTAAGCTTCCAAGCttctttgttttgggttttctgTAGATGTTTCAGTAACAGACCACAGGGCCCATCCATACATTAGTGCTCTTAGGCTGAACCAGAAACACTGCACACTGGATgtggaccgggggggggggagcccttTATCTGCAGTCGAATGCTCCACCTAGGaataaagcacaaaaaaaacattaacagtgGAATTTGACATCACAGTGTTATTTGTTTTGAGTTTTCGCCGCAATTAATTGAAGTAATTCATGTAATTTAGCTCAATTCTGAATTTCCatgcctacgtgtgtgtgtttgacataCTGTACGTTGTTCGAAAAGCGTAATTACATGGGGAATGGAGTGTAGTCCGAAAATGCTGTTCGGAAAGTAGTGGAGTCGTTCAGTCAGTCGTTGAAGCGGTTTGGAGTCCTCCACAGAAATCCTCACACGCTCCGGGACCCGAGCAGAAGGAGTGTGTCTCTTTCCTCCGAAAACACCCCCTCTCATTCTGACAAAGGGCATTTCTATTCTTCAGGGAATTTTCCAGATTACACTGGTGGGTACATTTTTGTCCCCTACAAAAAGGGCCTTGATCGGATCAGCTGCTGTGTTCACGAGAGCCACGCCCTCTGGAGTCCTCGTAGTACAACTGGCATACGATAGCCATCCTGCGAGTACGAGTCTAGTATGCAAACGCAACGCGTCCGCCGCAGCTGTTTCAAATGACTGAACAGAGCCAAGGTGGGTCAGTGAAAATGTGGTGTAATCGGCCCTTTGGCCTACTCCCCGGAGGGGTTTTgcactttgtctttttttgttcgTTGTATTGTGTTCTCGTTCCttgttacattacgttacattgttggcatttggctcttatccagagcgacgtacagactaagcaggagacaatcctcccctggagcaacgcggggttaagggccttgcccaagggcccaacggctgtgcggatcttattgtggctacaccggaattagaaccaccgatcttgcgaccttgcgtgtcccagtcgtttaccttaaccactacactacaggccgccttgtCTAGTTAGTCTGCAGGACAAGCCTACAATGTCATTGACAGATTCTCAAAATGTGCCCTCGAAATATGTACTACTAAGCATATGGCCCTAAACACTGCTGTGGTTAactgtctctttccctcccagtGCCCCGGCCCTGAACACTGCTGTGGTTAACTGTCACTTGAGTTGGATGTCCTCCTCCATTTTGATATTAGTCGCTCTCATTCTGGGTCAGTGTGGCTCAAGGGGAGTGCCTACCCCTGCCTTTCTTCTTAAAAAAACTTCAGAAAGCACAGACCAATTGCTCTGGATTATGGATTTTAAATGGATGTTTTTGTGAGTTATCGCTTTTACGAATGGAATTCTCCTTCATTTCCAACGAGCCTTGAATGATGTAAACGCTAGTTCTAATATGCAGTTTGGATGAGATCTCTGTTCTTGTAAACTATTGTTTGATACATTTTGCATTCTCAAAGTTTAAGATCAAATTATGCTACGTGCAGTACATGCCAACATCCTAATTCATTTATAGGTCATGGAAACAGAGTACGACACTGAAAGATTACTGAGCATAATTGGGGACTTAAATTTAAACAAGTTACAAATTAGTTTGTAAAACCACAAGAGAAGGTCATTCTCTATGATAATTTCATGTGGGTGTCGCTTGGCGATGTCATCCTTTAACACCAGCTACGGATGGCAAGCTTCTGAACAAAAGaggttttatttcattgagaaGCGACTCTGTTCAGGCTCTGCGCGGGCGTGAGATCACATGCGTCATTTTGCACATCTCCCACCTCGGTTCCGTAGCTTCCGTCCACGCTCAACTGAAgcagaaatggtaaatggttggcatttatatagcgcctttatccaaagcactgtacaattgatgcttctcattcacccattcatacacacactcacacaccgacggcgattggctgccatgcaaggcatcaaccagctcgtcaggagcatttgggtgttaggtgtcttgctcagggacacttcgacacagcccgggcaggggatcgaacctccgactgccagactactgttcttactgtctgagccatgttGCAGCATGAGTTGTGCATTTAGGGTGGGTGACATACTCTATGGCCATTGTCGAAATGATGTCATATCTATGATGTCATATCTGTGGTTTCACCTGGCtttcatgttacattacatgccatttggcagacgcttttatccaaagcgactaacagttgattagactatgcaggagaatatcctcccctggagcaatgcacggtTAATGCACGGTATATtttgcatacagtatacaaaaGTTACTGTCCTCTCACTGAGAGAATGTTGCTATCTGTGAGCAGTTGTGTGTCCATGCGTGACGTGCTCTGTTTGAACGTCGGCTGTGCGATGTTTGATGTTCAGATGAAAAGTGCTGTTGAGGACAGacgattttatttatatatcaaCCTGCACTGGGACAGAAATGAGCTAGGAGCTCAAAtctgcagcaaagcatcccctcTCATTAATCGAGATTTATCAactaaaataatgtgtatttctTTGCAGCCACAGCAAGAGATCCACAAGAAGCCTGCTCAGGTTTGTGAATGGCACCCGATAGAAATCTGCTCAAAATAACCTGAATAGCTTGCACAAACCAAAAGAGCCAGAATGGCCGCCTGTTTTATGAACTGCATGTCTTCCCTTAATTCTCGCCTCATGTAGGATGGGAACAAAACATACTGTAAGCCATGACAGTGATTGCATGGGTCAAAGATTCAGTTGAAATGACCATTCAGTTAGCCAGTTAAAGATCACATAGTATGAATACAgcatacaaaaacacatctttCAGTGCAGGGGCAGTTGTGGTTTTCTGCGATTTCTGTGTAGGTTGTCCATTGTTCTGTTCTGTGGACACACTGGAGAGAGATGTGGCATCCTAAACAGCAAGAAAGCAGATGAGAGTGgatgcaaatgttttgtttttttaatcaaaattaTGCTCTTCAACTATGAAACGTTGCaggtgaaagaggaagagaaggaggagaaggaggaggaggactgaaGAACCAGGACATTTTTCGGAGAGCCATCGCTACCTCAATCAGCTGGCCAGTGTTTTTAAAGAGAAAACGATGATGTCTTAACAACTTGAACAACCTTCAtttgatttttaaatgattgcCTTTGGATGTTAGTTTTAGTCGTTTGTTGTAAATCTGGAATATTAATATGCATATGACCTCAGAACTTGGAACAATGGTTTATTTAGGGCAggggtcttcactcctggtcctggagagccgcagggtgtgctggggtcctcactcctggtcct is a window from the Conger conger chromosome 8, fConCon1.1, whole genome shotgun sequence genome containing:
- the LOC133134718 gene encoding high mobility group protein HMGI-C-like; its protein translation is MSKRDEAADEPSGSQRQPDPTEAPKRGPGRPRKLQQELIGESVPKRARGRPKGSKNKRPSNLQKKVLPSGEKRPRGRPRKWPQQEIHKKPAQVKEEEKEEKEEED